A single window of Pseudomonadota bacterium DNA harbors:
- a CDS encoding glutathione S-transferase family protein, translating into MLELYHHGSSVCAAKVRFALAEKGVEPDKMHYIDILNGEQFAPEYLKINPKAVVPALIHDEKIVNESTLICEYIDEVFPGETLIPSEPYARTQMRLWTKAVDEQLHPACGELTFVCCHRHIVMRLGKDKLAEFLASTPDQSVTSRWKQRKQEIVRLGFDAPGIDATIRLYDSYLEKMDKALSGSSWLVGETFTLADVGLTPYVNRLDMLNMSGMWRDDRFPNVEDWFDRIKAKPNFKSAFLDWCPEQLTNDLKTFGTQSWPDVKQIIGLT; encoded by the coding sequence ATGTTAGAGCTATATCATCACGGTTCATCAGTTTGCGCCGCTAAGGTTCGTTTTGCGCTGGCTGAGAAAGGCGTCGAGCCGGATAAGATGCACTACATTGATATTCTTAACGGCGAACAATTTGCTCCAGAGTATTTGAAAATAAACCCAAAGGCCGTGGTGCCTGCGCTCATCCATGACGAAAAGATTGTCAATGAATCGACGCTTATCTGTGAGTATATAGATGAGGTGTTTCCTGGCGAAACGTTGATTCCGTCTGAGCCGTACGCGCGTACTCAGATGCGCTTATGGACCAAGGCTGTAGACGAGCAACTACACCCCGCGTGCGGCGAGCTTACATTCGTATGTTGTCATCGCCATATTGTGATGCGTTTAGGAAAAGATAAGCTTGCCGAGTTTCTAGCCAGCACTCCTGATCAGTCAGTCACTTCAAGGTGGAAGCAACGCAAACAAGAGATTGTTCGACTGGGTTTCGATGCGCCCGGAATTGATGCCACGATTCGATTGTATGACAGCTATTTGGAAAAAATGGATAAGGCGCTTAGTGGTAGTTCCTGGTTGGTGGGAGAGACGTTCACGTTAGCTGATGTTGGGCTAACGCCCTACGTTAATCGCCTCGATATGCTCAATATGTCAGGCATGTGGCGTGATGATCGATTTCCAAATGTCGAGGACTGGTTTGATCGAATAAAAGCGAAACCGAATTTCAAATCCGCGTTTCTGGATTGGTGTCCAGAGCAGTTAACCAATGACCTGAAAACCTTCGGCACCCAGAGTTGGCCCGATGTTAAACAGATTATTGGTCTTACTTAA
- a CDS encoding glutathione S-transferase family protein, whose product MLILYDNDFSTCAQKVRLLLNEKQLEWETVWLDLRAGDQHDPEYLTLNPNGVVPTIVDEGKPIIESTLILQYLEEKFLTNPSFYPSGASDRYGIRLLQNRIDTALHADIAVLSISVAFRHELIARKGDLVADHIEKIPNPVMQGIWRGAIEEGLRSRPFVNSLRNWRDAVQQLENHLQIGGWLVGDKYSIADMSYVPYIVRLDHLGLLQYLVDDCPGVVKWISSIQQRPAYAAAFTNVIDKQKIEFLQQCARNEAVAIETALASL is encoded by the coding sequence ATGTTGATTCTCTATGACAACGATTTTTCAACATGTGCTCAGAAGGTGCGCCTGTTGTTAAATGAGAAACAGCTGGAATGGGAGACCGTATGGCTTGATCTGCGGGCGGGCGACCAACATGATCCAGAGTATCTAACCCTAAATCCCAATGGCGTAGTACCAACGATAGTTGACGAAGGGAAGCCAATCATCGAGTCAACTTTGATTCTTCAGTACCTCGAGGAAAAGTTTCTAACCAATCCGTCGTTCTATCCATCGGGCGCAAGCGATCGATACGGGATTCGTTTACTTCAGAACAGGATTGATACCGCATTGCATGCAGACATTGCGGTATTGAGTATTAGCGTCGCATTTCGCCATGAACTTATTGCACGCAAGGGTGATCTGGTCGCTGACCACATAGAAAAAATTCCTAACCCTGTGATGCAAGGCATCTGGCGAGGTGCTATCGAGGAGGGTTTGCGGAGTCGACCGTTTGTGAATTCTTTGCGTAACTGGCGTGACGCAGTTCAACAATTGGAAAACCATCTACAAATTGGTGGCTGGCTTGTTGGTGATAAGTATTCGATTGCCGATATGTCCTACGTCCCTTATATCGTTCGGTTAGACCATTTGGGGTTGCTTCAGTATTTGGTTGACGACTGTCCTGGCGTCGTAAAGTGGATTTCGTCGATCCAACAGCGCCCTGCTTATGCAGCGGCATTTACTAACGTGATTGATAAGCAAAAGATTGAATTTTTGCAGCAGTGCGCACGGAATGAGGCCGTCGCAATAGAAACCGCATTAGCGTCGTTGTAA
- a CDS encoding LysR family transcriptional regulator → MNELASMRAFVKVVEVGSFAEAARQTGTSKSVITKRVNQLESDLQLELLQRSTRRLDVTDTGTIFYERCVRILAELDDAKSAVSSMEWGLSGVFRVSCISSFTSAYLANDLCEFQENHPNLDIELHQHDRLCDPVQEGFDVCIQPESPQSGIIESAKLLPIRRLVVATEEYLNKFGSPKEPNDLSQHRFAHNNHVTPDPVIPYISTDKVRPVSIEPKVLTNTIWMLEAAVLNGECMALMPVFFIEEQLANGLLIPIFPEHRIQGAVLAAHYRKSQYVPMKIRIFVNFLRQKYGEVPPWERRLLKRLPELSSILGPRGTNTK, encoded by the coding sequence ATGAATGAATTAGCGAGCATGCGCGCGTTTGTAAAAGTCGTAGAAGTCGGCAGTTTCGCCGAGGCTGCGCGCCAGACGGGCACATCAAAGTCGGTCATCACCAAGCGTGTTAATCAACTTGAATCTGATCTTCAACTCGAATTGTTGCAACGCTCCACTCGCCGACTAGACGTCACCGATACCGGGACCATTTTCTATGAGCGCTGCGTAAGAATTCTTGCCGAACTAGACGACGCAAAATCGGCTGTCAGCTCGATGGAATGGGGCCTCAGTGGTGTATTTCGTGTGAGCTGTATTTCTTCCTTTACGTCGGCCTATTTGGCCAACGATCTGTGTGAATTTCAGGAGAATCACCCGAATTTAGACATCGAACTTCACCAACATGACCGTCTCTGTGACCCGGTTCAAGAAGGATTTGATGTTTGTATTCAACCCGAGTCACCACAGAGTGGAATCATCGAATCGGCGAAACTACTGCCTATCCGTCGATTGGTAGTCGCGACAGAAGAGTATCTAAACAAATTTGGTAGTCCGAAAGAGCCGAACGACTTAAGTCAACATCGCTTCGCCCATAACAATCATGTGACACCTGACCCAGTCATTCCTTATATTTCCACTGACAAGGTCAGGCCTGTATCAATCGAACCGAAAGTGCTCACTAACACGATTTGGATGCTTGAAGCGGCTGTGTTGAATGGTGAGTGTATGGCGCTCATGCCGGTATTTTTTATAGAAGAGCAATTGGCTAACGGCCTACTCATTCCGATTTTCCCAGAGCATCGAATTCAAGGCGCGGTGCTCGCCGCCCACTATCGAAAGAGTCAGTATGTGCCGATGAAAATTCGTATATTTGTCAATTTTCTTCGTCAGAAGTACGGAGAGGTTCCTCCTTGGGAGAGGCGATTGCTTAAGCGCCTACCAGAACTCTCGTCAATTTTAGGACCTCGAGGAACTAACACCAAATAA
- a CDS encoding SDR family oxidoreductase has protein sequence MGRMSGKVAVVTGAAQGIGFAYADCIAREGGKVVISDVVDTSVAVESITSAGGDAIGVKADVTSDESLVAMVEEAEATFGPIEVLVNNASIFASLTLKPFTEITHEEWDAVMRVNVRGPVQATKAVLPSMLKVGRGKIINISSGTALRGAPMFLHYVSSKGAIIAQTRALSREIAHNNIQVNTIVVGLTESKGVKEHKQLGAAKAPTLAMRAIQREMLPADLTGAMLFLATEDSDFITGQSINVDGGALNQ, from the coding sequence ATGGGCCGAATGAGTGGAAAAGTGGCTGTTGTTACTGGTGCAGCGCAAGGTATTGGGTTTGCTTATGCCGATTGCATTGCGAGGGAGGGCGGCAAGGTAGTTATTTCTGATGTAGTCGATACATCTGTTGCTGTTGAGTCAATAACGTCTGCCGGTGGCGATGCAATAGGTGTTAAGGCAGACGTTACGTCGGATGAGTCCCTAGTTGCGATGGTTGAGGAGGCTGAAGCGACGTTCGGGCCCATTGAGGTGTTGGTCAATAACGCATCTATATTTGCCTCACTAACGCTCAAGCCTTTCACAGAAATAACGCATGAAGAATGGGATGCTGTTATGCGCGTAAACGTCAGGGGGCCAGTTCAGGCAACCAAAGCCGTGCTGCCCAGTATGCTCAAGGTCGGTCGCGGAAAAATAATCAATATCTCATCAGGTACTGCGCTTCGCGGCGCGCCAATGTTCTTACATTACGTATCGTCCAAAGGTGCCATCATCGCGCAGACACGCGCCCTAAGCCGTGAGATTGCTCATAATAATATACAGGTTAACACCATTGTTGTTGGATTAACCGAAAGCAAGGGAGTGAAAGAACACAAACAACTTGGTGCAGCAAAAGCGCCGACACTCGCAATGCGCGCTATTCAGCGAGAGATGCTTCCAGCAGATTTGACAGGCGCAATGTTGTTTCTCGCTACTGAAGACAGCGATTTCATTACGGGACAGAGCATCAACGTCGATGGCGGCGCGCTCAATCAATAG
- a CDS encoding FAD-dependent oxidoreductase, protein MLIKTRRSRPGGSAPVARRDFLKFIAALGPAMLSGCSSCVDAKTRSFGGKVIVIGAGAAGLSAAYFLAKAGVEVEVLEAASTHGGRIKTVRDFVDFPIPLGGEWLHTDADELIDVTGREEPNIETVGYGETERYGYWEEGEYAETEIDGSEDLKFVGRTWLDVFDEFLLPTVAGNIQFNQVVKHIDYSGAEVTVTTVKGKVFRADKVIVTAPLTQLRDVLTFAPSLPDNLQSALSDAYIWGGLKAFIQFSERFYPSLIEFDGRSGERGEQLYYDAAYGQDTSAHVLGLFSVGTSAEPYQAAHRDKQLIEFVLAELDPIFDGRPSKSYQQHIVQDWSAEPHIGMAYLASSADWRVPRQFAKPIDDRVYFAGDAYIDDWEGWSMVHLAARSARIAVDRILV, encoded by the coding sequence ATGCTGATCAAGACGAGACGATCGCGACCCGGTGGCTCTGCGCCGGTCGCGCGGCGAGATTTTTTAAAGTTTATTGCTGCCCTAGGCCCGGCTATGCTGAGCGGCTGCAGTTCGTGTGTCGATGCAAAAACCCGCAGTTTTGGCGGCAAAGTGATCGTCATTGGTGCCGGCGCTGCAGGTCTTTCGGCGGCCTATTTTCTTGCAAAAGCGGGTGTTGAAGTAGAGGTGTTGGAGGCGGCCTCCACACACGGCGGTCGAATTAAAACGGTGCGCGACTTCGTTGACTTCCCAATACCGCTTGGCGGTGAGTGGTTGCACACGGATGCCGATGAACTCATCGACGTGACCGGTCGCGAAGAACCCAATATAGAAACGGTTGGTTATGGCGAAACAGAACGCTATGGTTATTGGGAGGAGGGAGAGTACGCCGAGACGGAGATTGACGGATCAGAGGATCTAAAATTTGTTGGCCGCACCTGGCTGGATGTGTTTGATGAGTTTCTGCTGCCAACTGTTGCCGGTAACATTCAATTTAATCAAGTCGTCAAACACATCGACTACAGTGGGGCTGAAGTCACTGTAACGACCGTGAAGGGGAAAGTGTTTCGTGCTGATAAAGTCATCGTCACAGCACCGCTTACTCAGCTTCGAGATGTTCTGACGTTTGCGCCCTCGCTGCCGGATAACCTCCAATCGGCGCTCAGTGATGCCTATATATGGGGTGGTCTGAAGGCCTTTATCCAGTTTTCCGAGCGTTTTTATCCAAGCCTAATCGAGTTTGACGGTCGCTCTGGCGAACGCGGCGAACAACTTTATTACGATGCGGCCTACGGCCAAGACACATCGGCTCATGTATTAGGTTTATTTTCGGTGGGGACGAGTGCCGAGCCGTATCAGGCCGCGCATCGTGATAAGCAACTGATCGAATTTGTGCTTGCTGAACTCGACCCAATTTTTGATGGTCGCCCATCGAAGTCCTATCAACAACATATCGTGCAGGATTGGAGTGCCGAACCGCATATCGGCATGGCCTATCTCGCGTCGTCTGCAGATTGGCGAGTGCCCCGCCAATTTGCTAAGCCTATCGACGATCGGGTGTACTTCGCGGGTGATGCGTACATCGACGACTGGGAAGGCTGGAGCATGGTCCACTTGGCTGCTCGCTCGGCGCGTATTGCGGTGGATCGAATCTTAGTGTAA
- a CDS encoding aldehyde dehydrogenase family protein — protein sequence MKPSAVGPDYSPIDHWINGENSPPSSGEYFVTRNPLDDTVLTKAAAGTVDDVHRAIGIANEAFTSFKSTLPKERERILCEAAALLERDRDEFVSILVDEIGSPIRKAGFEVEKGLAFLRASAGMTRQMTGKTIPSDAPGKFSMSVRSPLGVVAAITPFNVPLIKGVRLSCNPIALGNTVVMLPSEESPLLTHRLAQLYSEAGLPEGVFNVVSGSGYDIGDALTTHSLVKMVTFTGSCRIGQHIGGLCGKHGKRMTLELGGKSPLVVMADAKLDAAIPGAVQSIFMYQGQVCMGASRVYVHEDIFEPFLAGFKKAASNLSMGDLRDPSTMIGPIISHRQRERVRSHIEDAIDKGATVVTGGEWDGNRCQPTILTDVTPEMTVYAEETFGPVVSVYPIRTLDEAIERSNDSRFGLSAAIYTQNIEDAMRYVDEVESGMVHVNGSSLHDEPHVPFGGTKDSGVGREGTEEDIEAMTELKWVTIQL from the coding sequence ATGAAACCATCAGCAGTAGGCCCGGATTATTCACCGATTGATCATTGGATTAATGGAGAAAACTCGCCACCAAGCTCTGGGGAATATTTCGTCACGCGTAATCCATTAGACGACACGGTGCTTACGAAGGCGGCGGCGGGTACGGTTGATGATGTTCACAGGGCGATTGGTATAGCCAATGAAGCTTTTACTTCCTTCAAGTCCACGCTTCCCAAAGAAAGGGAACGTATTCTATGTGAAGCAGCTGCTCTTCTAGAGCGGGATCGGGATGAGTTTGTCTCGATCTTGGTCGATGAAATTGGGTCGCCGATTCGAAAAGCGGGCTTTGAAGTCGAGAAAGGTCTGGCCTTTTTACGAGCGTCTGCTGGTATGACACGTCAAATGACTGGTAAAACGATACCGTCGGATGCGCCTGGGAAGTTTAGTATGAGTGTTCGCTCACCGCTTGGTGTGGTGGCTGCGATTACGCCTTTTAATGTCCCGCTAATAAAAGGCGTACGCTTAAGCTGTAACCCAATCGCGCTGGGCAATACAGTTGTGATGCTCCCTTCCGAAGAATCGCCGCTACTAACACACCGATTGGCACAGCTTTATAGCGAGGCTGGTCTGCCAGAGGGCGTGTTTAATGTTGTATCCGGTAGCGGATACGACATCGGTGATGCACTAACCACTCATTCCCTTGTCAAGATGGTGACATTTACGGGATCTTGTCGAATCGGTCAACACATCGGTGGGCTGTGCGGTAAACATGGTAAGCGTATGACTCTGGAACTCGGTGGCAAGAGCCCGCTTGTTGTAATGGCCGATGCTAAGCTGGATGCTGCTATCCCGGGTGCGGTACAAAGCATATTTATGTATCAAGGCCAAGTATGTATGGGTGCTAGCCGCGTATATGTGCACGAGGATATCTTTGAACCATTCTTAGCAGGCTTCAAAAAAGCGGCAAGCAACCTAAGCATGGGAGATTTACGTGATCCAAGCACAATGATTGGACCCATTATTAGCCATAGGCAGCGCGAGCGGGTTCGTTCTCATATTGAAGATGCGATAGATAAGGGTGCTACTGTTGTAACAGGGGGCGAATGGGATGGTAATCGCTGTCAGCCGACTATTCTTACAGATGTAACACCGGAAATGACTGTCTACGCTGAGGAGACGTTCGGCCCGGTCGTGTCGGTCTACCCAATTCGAACACTTGATGAAGCAATTGAGCGCTCAAATGACTCTCGATTTGGTCTCAGCGCCGCGATTTACACACAAAATATTGAGGACGCCATGCGTTACGTCGACGAAGTCGAGTCAGGCATGGTGCATGTGAATGGATCTTCTTTGCATGATGAGCCTCATGTGCCGTTTGGTGGCACCAAAGACAGTGGCGTGGGTCGGGAGGGAACCGAAGAAGATATTGAGGCGATGACGGAATTAAAATGGGTAACAATTCAGTTGTAG
- a CDS encoding TonB-dependent receptor: MKKIASRFVFLSVSALLFTIGVHAQNVLEEVFVTATKRTESIQDVPVSVSAVTGDQIEQLGIGDMEDLSLYIPNFEINSASILPNLYMRGLGSGATHSIEQSVGRFVDGVYISRAAINLHGFMDLESVEVLRGPQGTLFGKNTVAGALIMNTANPTGTFESGFDISTSDYSTTGGNTEFEGFVSGPLNDNLSGRIAVRLKESDGFYINRLEGPGGPNREDTGVRLKLEWTPSDVTTVRFKAEYNEFEAEGPDAAEISAIGGPPLSVYQIASPNFTPELDWVVDVDCTDVVADRDTTGDGVADTATNTGSFCPSRDQQSSNYTLSIDRDFDRGRFTSITAFQDYDYQHNFVGLDMGLASGFRARRNEDFQSFSQEFRFTSEESDYLDYIVGVYYEDSEISRFQNSSINLVTIFQDPTGGFIDRFEPWTSETSTIALFGQVRRHFNENLTLILGGRFADEDKDFDFERFFAEYGTTNVLNIPAGPGGPPLTASASRSESKFTGSATLQWHASDSTMLYASLSQGHKTGGFSDRIESPDVSFEYDEENVDSIEIGAKSSFLGGALALNVALFSMDIEGLQLATQLPGSIPAFSVSNAADSTSQGLEFDATWALNQTWTLGANAAITDASYDSFPGSENCPNGLTPGPSGTCDLAGFPLIFAPDFKGTVFADFFVSDAFGGWDIGGRLDYTYSDEQYTDISYFDTVLTDSYSITNASLRLISPSDRITVSLIGRNLGEEAYCAWCIPSGPNILASMNAPREIVLKLTARFD; encoded by the coding sequence ATGAAAAAAATTGCATCGAGATTCGTTTTCTTATCCGTATCCGCTCTTCTATTCACAATAGGCGTTCATGCGCAAAATGTTCTGGAAGAGGTATTCGTTACGGCCACTAAACGAACCGAGAGTATCCAGGATGTACCGGTTTCAGTTAGTGCAGTAACGGGTGATCAAATTGAACAACTGGGCATTGGCGATATGGAAGATCTTTCTCTATATATCCCAAACTTTGAGATCAATAGCGCATCAATACTGCCTAATTTATACATGCGGGGCTTAGGTTCTGGTGCAACTCATTCTATCGAGCAGTCGGTAGGGCGATTTGTTGATGGTGTTTACATCAGTCGAGCGGCGATCAATCTGCATGGTTTCATGGATTTAGAGAGTGTCGAAGTCCTGCGTGGTCCACAGGGCACATTATTTGGTAAGAACACTGTCGCTGGCGCACTCATTATGAACACAGCTAACCCAACAGGCACTTTTGAGAGCGGATTTGATATTTCGACCAGCGACTACAGTACTACTGGTGGTAACACAGAATTCGAGGGATTTGTGTCTGGACCGCTGAATGACAATTTATCGGGTCGTATCGCAGTGCGACTAAAAGAATCAGACGGCTTCTACATAAACCGCTTGGAAGGGCCGGGTGGTCCGAATCGTGAAGACACGGGAGTACGACTAAAACTCGAGTGGACGCCCAGTGACGTTACCACCGTGCGATTCAAAGCAGAATACAATGAGTTTGAGGCCGAAGGTCCCGATGCAGCAGAAATTTCAGCGATTGGGGGTCCCCCTCTATCGGTTTATCAAATTGCGTCGCCAAACTTTACGCCAGAACTTGACTGGGTGGTTGATGTGGATTGTACGGATGTGGTGGCGGACCGCGACACGACCGGAGACGGTGTGGCCGATACCGCTACCAACACGGGTTCGTTTTGCCCGAGCCGGGATCAACAGTCGTCGAACTATACGCTGAGCATTGATCGCGATTTCGACCGCGGACGATTTACTTCTATTACTGCGTTCCAGGACTATGACTATCAACACAACTTCGTGGGTCTGGATATGGGGCTGGCAAGCGGTTTTAGAGCACGCCGCAACGAGGATTTTCAGAGTTTTTCTCAAGAGTTTCGCTTCACGTCTGAAGAGTCTGATTATCTCGACTACATCGTAGGTGTGTACTATGAAGACAGTGAAATCAGTCGTTTTCAAAATTCAAGCATTAATCTGGTAACAATCTTCCAGGATCCAACGGGGGGCTTTATTGATCGTTTCGAGCCTTGGACTTCAGAGACATCCACGATTGCGCTATTTGGTCAAGTCCGTCGGCACTTTAACGAGAACCTAACATTGATCCTTGGTGGACGGTTTGCGGATGAGGACAAGGACTTCGATTTCGAACGCTTCTTTGCTGAATATGGAACAACCAATGTGCTCAATATTCCCGCTGGTCCGGGTGGGCCGCCACTAACCGCATCCGCGAGTCGCTCTGAAAGCAAGTTCACGGGATCGGCGACATTACAGTGGCACGCAAGTGATTCTACGATGCTATACGCCTCCCTCTCTCAGGGTCACAAAACCGGTGGATTCAGTGATCGTATTGAAAGTCCTGACGTGAGTTTTGAGTATGACGAAGAGAACGTCGACTCAATAGAAATCGGGGCTAAATCTTCCTTCTTGGGCGGTGCATTAGCGCTTAATGTCGCACTATTTAGCATGGACATAGAAGGATTACAGCTGGCCACACAGCTTCCCGGTAGCATTCCCGCTTTCTCGGTATCTAACGCTGCCGATTCGACTAGCCAAGGATTAGAGTTCGATGCCACATGGGCGCTTAACCAAACCTGGACATTAGGGGCAAACGCGGCGATTACTGATGCAAGCTACGATTCGTTTCCGGGCTCTGAGAACTGCCCAAATGGTTTAACACCGGGACCTTCAGGGACGTGCGATCTTGCTGGATTTCCTTTGATCTTTGCACCTGATTTTAAAGGAACTGTCTTCGCTGATTTTTTTGTCAGCGATGCATTTGGGGGTTGGGACATCGGTGGCCGCCTTGACTACACCTACTCTGATGAGCAATACACCGACATTTCGTACTTCGACACGGTATTAACGGATTCTTATTCGATTACGAACGCCTCACTGCGTCTTATCTCGCCAAGCGACCGGATCACCGTGTCACTGATTGGTCGTAATCTCGGTGAAGAGGCCTACTGTGCATGGTGTATTCCGTCAGGCCCAAATATTTTGGCATCGATGAATGCGCCCCGTGAAATCGTGCTCAAACTTACTGCGCGATTCGACTAA
- a CDS encoding glutathione S-transferase family protein encodes MGLITPTDQSVLAFKGLHLYHAGVSNCSMRVRITLEEKGLPWTSHHLNIVKKEHITPDYFGINPNGLVPTLVHDGKVIIESDDIIEYLDKTFEEPSLRPKDGPEREYMESWLHRATAIHMKAVKTHIYEKRMRGKMTQSGEEKAQYEKLQKNESLLEFHRKSANGEFTQQELDQAKAVLDQSFADLEAALEGREWLAGDQFSLADIAWVPLFFTLRVLAGYSFDGLVNTAAWAERIEGRSSYKKAVLDWWPQTMTPMNEKSA; translated from the coding sequence ATGGGATTGATAACGCCCACAGATCAGTCCGTGCTTGCCTTTAAAGGACTGCACCTATACCACGCTGGCGTATCAAATTGCTCGATGCGCGTGCGTATAACGCTCGAAGAAAAAGGACTACCTTGGACTAGCCATCATCTGAATATCGTTAAGAAGGAACACATCACGCCGGACTATTTTGGTATTAATCCCAATGGACTTGTTCCTACTTTGGTTCATGACGGCAAGGTTATTATTGAGTCCGACGACATAATTGAGTATCTGGATAAAACTTTTGAGGAGCCATCATTGCGTCCAAAGGACGGGCCTGAACGCGAATACATGGAATCTTGGCTTCACCGAGCTACCGCGATTCATATGAAAGCAGTCAAGACTCATATTTATGAGAAGCGTATGCGAGGCAAGATGACTCAATCGGGCGAGGAGAAAGCACAATACGAGAAACTCCAAAAAAACGAGTCGTTGCTTGAGTTTCATCGGAAGAGTGCAAATGGTGAGTTTACACAGCAAGAATTAGATCAAGCAAAGGCTGTTCTAGATCAGAGTTTTGCTGATCTTGAGGCGGCACTTGAGGGCCGAGAGTGGCTAGCAGGTGATCAATTCTCTCTTGCGGATATTGCCTGGGTGCCGTTGTTCTTTACTCTGCGAGTGCTCGCTGGATATTCGTTTGACGGGTTGGTCAACACCGCCGCTTGGGCGGAGCGTATTGAAGGCCGGTCGAGTTATAAAAAGGCGGTCCTTGATTGGTGGCCTCAGACTATGACGCCAATGAATGAGAAATCTGCGTAG
- a CDS encoding MFS transporter: MSEFKQGWKPLVAATVGTMCGIFTLTNYSQGFFVGPVTSEFGWSPSEFFLSYTVLMCLGLFTGPIIGTIAQKTTLRTVGIIGLVGHSLAYVLLSFNSGSLILWYLSWALLAILGAGSLPIVWTGVLNNWFTKHRGKAIGITMAGTGLGAFLLPPLVEYLISNHGWRTAYRGIGIGALLISLPIVVALFKEKPESETLNDSQAELMSTSSWGMTRGEAMRTARFWILGLVLFVTVVVIAGLLSNFARIMTEKGFERGSIAQIAAVMGLTVVLGRLIVGALVDKFWAPGVAACFFALPTIGLLMLVNLEVSFGVAIVIAVMVGLAAGAELDLLAYLTSKYFGPAHYPTIFGAIIAFFTVGAGIAPPLFGAAASAYQGYTFILTISIGLLALSIILFLALGRYPIIESKNSVAA; the protein is encoded by the coding sequence GTGAGTGAATTTAAGCAAGGTTGGAAACCACTCGTGGCCGCTACGGTGGGCACGATGTGTGGAATCTTTACGCTTACGAACTACTCGCAAGGGTTTTTCGTTGGTCCGGTAACTAGTGAGTTCGGTTGGAGCCCGTCTGAATTCTTCTTGAGTTATACCGTATTGATGTGCTTGGGCCTGTTCACTGGGCCGATTATTGGGACGATTGCTCAGAAAACTACTCTGCGAACAGTGGGTATCATTGGACTTGTAGGCCATTCTCTAGCGTACGTATTACTCTCCTTCAACTCTGGTTCATTGATTCTTTGGTATCTCAGCTGGGCGCTACTGGCGATTCTTGGCGCAGGTTCATTACCGATCGTCTGGACTGGTGTTCTGAACAACTGGTTCACAAAACACCGGGGCAAGGCCATTGGCATCACTATGGCGGGTACAGGACTTGGTGCGTTCTTACTACCACCTTTAGTTGAGTATCTGATATCCAATCACGGCTGGCGAACTGCTTATCGCGGTATCGGTATCGGCGCTCTGCTCATTTCTTTGCCAATTGTCGTCGCGCTGTTTAAAGAAAAACCAGAAAGTGAAACGCTCAACGACTCTCAGGCTGAATTGATGTCAACCTCGAGTTGGGGTATGACGCGAGGTGAAGCTATGCGAACCGCTCGATTTTGGATTCTAGGTCTCGTTTTGTTTGTAACGGTTGTTGTGATAGCAGGCTTGCTATCTAACTTTGCGCGCATAATGACCGAAAAGGGATTTGAAAGAGGGTCTATCGCGCAGATTGCGGCAGTGATGGGTCTGACAGTGGTTCTTGGTCGACTTATCGTTGGCGCTTTAGTTGATAAGTTTTGGGCGCCGGGTGTGGCGGCTTGTTTCTTCGCGCTCCCAACCATTGGGTTGCTAATGCTGGTCAATCTAGAAGTTAGTTTTGGTGTCGCTATCGTGATTGCAGTGATGGTTGGTTTAGCTGCTGGCGCTGAACTCGACTTATTGGCCTACTTGACGAGTAAGTATTTTGGTCCGGCGCACTATCCCACAATTTTTGGCGCAATTATAGCGTTCTTCACGGTGGGTGCCGGAATCGCGCCACCACTATTTGGTGCCGCTGCTTCAGCTTATCAAGGATATACGTTTATTCTCACCATATCGATTGGACTATTAGCACTATCGATAATCTTGTTCTTGGCGCTCGGTAGATATCCGATAATAGAGAGCAAAAACTCGGTCGCTGCATAA